In the genome of Hemicordylus capensis ecotype Gifberg chromosome 10, rHemCap1.1.pri, whole genome shotgun sequence, the window CCATGAGCACCAATGTTTCCACTTGGTGTTACTCCAAGACCCCCAATTAATCCTGCACACAGATcactggaagaggaagaagaaaaggagagatTATCGGGAAAATGCCAAGGCTTCCTAGCAGACGTCATCAGGAATACTGTGTGCAAAGAGTGAGAGCTCTTTGCTTACAATTCCAGAGGCAAACAATAATTCCATTTTGCTGTGCTTCTGAAAGTTAGCCCTCCTGGGCTGTCTATGGTCatatttttattgtgcttttcagtttaaaagagagagataagCTCCCAAAGCAGCTAATAGAATCAACCAATCAGAAAGAgccagacccgagttcaaatccccattcagccatgagactagctgggtgactctgggccagtcacttctctctcagcctaacctacttcacagggttgttgtgaaagagaaactcaagtatgcagtacactgctctgggctccttggaggaagagtgggatataaatgtaaaaacaaaacaaaacaaaacaaaacaaaacaaaatataggGCGATTTCACGTGACTGCCAGCAATTTGTAAGTGGGGGAAATGTTGGGGATATGATGGGAACCACAAGCATGTGGTCCTGCTGGACATTTCTGAACTGGCCCATGTCCTGTTTCTGCATTCTCTCTGCCTGTCAGTCTCCAGCTATTCCTTGCCCAATTTCCAAATCTTTGCTAAGGAAGTTGGGAGAATGTTGAGCAAAGAATATCAGGAACTGGATTTGGAGAATGGGTGGGTTTCGGACACTTCTGCCAGAAGTGTGCACTCCAGACAGCGGCATTAAAATATCTCAAAGCATGGAAGAACAAAATTGTCATCACTCAGCACTAGACAAGCGTCCCTAGAGAGAACATTCAACAGCCATACCCCATCACAGAAAGCTCCTTGGAGCTGGTAGGCTTAATCCAGAGAAAGTAGTTCCTAAGAATCTCTCATTGAGTTCAATAATATTAGCCATGAGTAGCTGAAGTCAAATCAGTATCAATGAGGCTTGGTCAGGATTCACTTTCTGGGAGACAGCCTAGTGTTTTGAATTAATTTGATTTTTCAAACTATTTGTCATTGCTTTGGGAGCCTGAGCGGAAAAGCTTATAATCTTTTGGAGTCAATACATGTATTCTGTCATTAACTCACGACTACTTACCTAAGGATGTCACCATATAAGTTTGGCATAACAAGGACATCAAACTTAGACGGATCCTGCACCATctaaaggggggggaggaggagaagaaacagGCTGCTGTTTTAAGAGGACCTGAAATTGGAACTATTACGCACCTcttgactatctatctatctatacatacacacacacacactctgcccaAAACataagttctctgggtggtttacataaaattaaaatttaaaattattaaaacacaatcaaaacacaattaaatttgTGATATACTCACATTCAGACACACAGTGTCAAGATACATTTCATTAAACTTAATGTCTCTGCAGTTTTCTGCTGCGTCCCTGCATTTTTTCAGGAACAGCCCGTCAGACATTCGCCTGCAAATCgatcaaaaaaagaaagaaaaattgtaTTTGAGGAACCTAGATGTGTTTACAGGAGTAAATATGGGGAGACGGTGACCCCTGTAACTCCCTCTATAGCAAGGGTTTTCAAGCTTGGGTcccaggtgctgctggactacaactcccatcatccccacccacaatgggcACAGGGAAACATCTCATTTTTTAGATGCATCTATTGCTCAGCAATACTAGTTTGATCCTAAAAAACATGCAGTAACTCAACCCAGTTACTTTAAGTTAGTTTCAGACAGTTGGGTGGTTTAAAAGAACCCAGCACAGTGCAATTAAAAGCACCCGTATTAACAAGTTAACTTCCTTCTACTCAAGGTTCCTTAAAAGGCTGCTTTCATAACTACACCTGGTACAAAAGAAcatggcccaaggcccatctagtccagcatcctgtttcacacagtggcccaccagatgcctccgagaagccaagagggcatgccccatttataggcatcttgcctcaagccctcagactagtagccattgaaagacgtGCCCTATATACTGGGACTGTTCCGACCATCGTTACTAGAGTAGGTGATGTCTCCTACCTTAGATTGGGAGCTGCACGCACTCCTGATTTTTGACCACTGGCGAGTGTCTCAACACAGTAGGAGGCAGGGAGCTCAGTCgtgtgctaagccccagctgggcagggagatcccgccccccccccccaattctgaaGTTGGGGACGTGAACTGGGTAGGGCGTGCTCATCCTCATCATGCTCATTAGCACACAAGCAAGATCCCTGCCTTCAAATCTGTTTTACACTCACATGCTTCATTCATACAGTACTAGGAAACCCCATCCATGGGAAGtcacttccctccctctcttcagcTGTTTACAGAAGGATGTGCTCCAACCAGGGAGGGAAGAAGTTTCCATGATTGCCAGCCTGGAGAGATCCAGGCTGCCTATCACAGAAGCTCCTTCCCTCGTGGTTACAATGGGTTACCCCCCTGCAGACTACAGCTGCTTTGACTGTGAGCGGCTGAAGAGAGGAGGTGAACGGCAGGTCTGGAGCAggatttcctccctgctttcccagcTGCAAGTGTAACATCTGAACAAAGCTACAGACCATCACAAATCGGGAGCATCGCagttgggtaggacacttgtcctatccaaGTTCTGATTGTGGGAACAGCCTATTATCTGCTGGCGGGGGGGTCAACTACTTTCATGAGGTCAGAATGAATGGACTAACTGGAAACAGGCAAGCCTCATGCTATGGGATAGAATCTGCGGAATTCACTATTAACTGAGGAATGTTCTCTTACAACCATTTCATGAAACTCACAACATGTGCAGAATAGTATTATAGccaactaacttaagtcccattgagtttcCTTTTGAAACGTAGAAAACAGGAAGAGTTCAAGCGTCAATGCCCAACTGCTAACTGTGGGTCCCAGATTTGCCCCTTTGGGCAGCCTCGTGTGGCAGCAAGAGGCCATCATGCACTTCTGTATTTCAAAAAACAGCAACAGGGATGCGGAACATTAGAATTTGGTTACTCTGTTATAACACATACATAATGTTTGCTTTGTGCACAGCCGTAACTTTGCTTCTCTGATTGTTTCTGGCATACTCAAACGCAAAGTCAGCAATACGCTTGCTTGCTTCTTCTGTAATGAGTTTGATACTCTGTACAACGCCATCAAcaatctgaaagacacataacAGTTACGTGGGTAGTAAAAAGCTGAGTTACAAGGGCAGGGGGGTGGTTGGGTGAATTATCAGGCCTGCAGAGCGCAGCATTTCAAATTCAATACCGTTTCTGTTGCAGTTAGGAGCTAATTCAACTTGCACGATTGGTAGAACTCTACAGACTTACCACATGCTCAATGCCGCTATATTCGCCTTCCGTGTTCTCTCGTATTGTGACGATGTCGACATCTGTGTAAGGGGTCTTGTAGCCTTCGATCGATACGCAGGGACGGACGTTGGCATAAAGGTCAAATGTCTTACGGAGCAGCAGGTTCATGGACGGGTGGCCAGCAGCGATGGGAGTCTTCAGAGGGCCTGAAACAGAGCAGGGGAGGAACAAGGAAGTGGAAAGTGACAGAATACTGTCAGTTTCATGGAGCTGGCAGATACTAGCCTGTGACTTAGTAACAGCATTCATTCTTCACCACCACTCCCTAGTAAATCAGTACCAgttgggggccacagaaatcaccatcatcaAATTACAAGAAGCAAatttactgggaaaagcctatattctgcaacgatatctataacaattgacaataaaattcagccatcccaggtccttgggaaggactcaatgtctggataaaacaaaccagtcaataacacctgtctgactgtgtaaaccagatatactaatactaataatgatAATCAAtcaggccaacacctgcaggagggccaaaggtcCTCCACCCTGGATTAGTCCCTTCTATCTTCTATCTGTCCCACCAACAGCAAGGAAAGGCTGTGTCAGTGGAAGGATAACTTGTTTATGTTTACTAGCCTAATTTAAAGGGTGCGAGATCAAAAAGCAGCTTAGTTGTACCAAACAAAATCAACACATGCTTGTTCATAAAGATGCGGCAAAGCTCAGCATTTAGGATGTCAACAGGAGCTTCCAGAAtacctttcagccctatcttgttctTGTCCATGGACTCTTTGGCGTCTTGCGGGATTGTCCATTTCCCTCCTGGCCCTTGAATCGCCGTCACGTTTCTCTCTTCAAACTGAACAGGAGCCTAAAACACAATTGTTTCATGTTATCTTCTGAGCTggttggcgggtgggggggagaaaaaaaaacccactgccAAAAGGGATTTTGTCTAGACACAGAAAAGATTTAGCCTCTGCGATCCCTTCCTCTGCTTAAGATGTGCCAACCCTGCCGTTTTTAGGAGAAATAGTGGGAAATCTT includes:
- the IDH3A gene encoding isocitrate dehydrogenase [NAD] subunit alpha, mitochondrial gives rise to the protein MAASSSWVPKVFRLLGGFKSQKQVTRRFGSTTQTVTLIPGDGIGPEISAAVMKIFEAAKAPVQFEERNVTAIQGPGGKWTIPQDAKESMDKNKIGLKGPLKTPIAAGHPSMNLLLRKTFDLYANVRPCVSIEGYKTPYTDVDIVTIRENTEGEYSGIEHVIVDGVVQSIKLITEEASKRIADFAFEYARNNQRSKVTAVHKANIMRMSDGLFLKKCRDAAENCRDIKFNEMYLDTVCLNMVQDPSKFDVLVMPNLYGDILSDLCAGLIGGLGVTPSGNIGAHGVAIFESVHGTAPDIAGKDLANPTALLLSAVMMLRHMGLNEFATRIEAACFDTIKDGKVLTKDLGGNAKCSEFTAEICRRVVG